A single Lactuca sativa cultivar Salinas chromosome 8, Lsat_Salinas_v11, whole genome shotgun sequence DNA region contains:
- the LOC111896046 gene encoding pectate lyase isoform X1 translates to MKANHCGSVSPVVPLCNSMPFFFLAFVLIVPTVVAGTMKKNIGIGHLDSFIKEQVQNATKTAINAYNPDPESVVHNFNKLVHESLKGTNSTRRNLKGKKCMATNPIDRCWRCNKNWANNRQDLAKCVRGFGEHTTGGMGGRYYVVTDSSDHDVLTPKKGTLRYGVIQDKPLWIIFERPMVITLKEELMINHDKTIDGRGVIVHIAYGAGLTIQFVHNVIIHGIRIHHIVSKNGGYIRDSLAHFGLRTVSDGDGISIFGASKVWIDHVSLDHCADGLIDAIMASTALTISNCKFNYHNDVMLLGADDNFTGDEIMQVTVAFNRFGKGLVQRMPRCRWGFFHVVNNDYNKWEMYAIGGSMNPTIVSQGNRFRASDNVHAKEVTHRDHFPQKVWKHWKWRTVNDLFLNGAFFVPSGDHSEVAHKLKNFMVQAKDGSCVGRLTRYAGMLKCTAGRPC, encoded by the exons ATGAAGGCGAATCACTGTGGTTCGGTTTCCCCAGTGGTTCCCTTATGCAACTCTATGCCTTTCTTCTTCTTGGCTTTTGTCCTCATTGTCCCGACCGTTGTAGCGGGGACAATGAAGAAAAATATAGGTATTGGACATTTAGACAGCTTCATTAAAGAGCAGGTTCAAAACGCAACCAAGACCGCCATAAATGCATATAATCCTGACCCTGAATCGGTGGTCCACAATTTCAACAAACTAGTCCACGA GTCTTTAAAAGGAACAAATTCTACAAGAAGGAACCTAAAGGGCAAGAAATGTATGGCTACAAACCCGATAGACAGATGTTGGAGGTGCAATAAGAATTGGGCGAACAACCGGCAGGATTTAGCAAAATGTGTGCGTGGATTTGGAGAGCATACCACAGGTGGCATGGGTGGCCGCTACTATGTGGTGACGGATTCCTCTGATCATGATGTTTTGACTCCAAAGAAAGGAACCCTTCGGTATGGAGTCATCCAAGATAAACCGCTTTGGATTATCTTTGAAAGACCTATGGTTATTACCCTTAAAGAAGAACTTATGATAAACCATGACAAGACAATCGATGGTAGAGGGGTTATTGTCCACATTGCTTATGGCGCGGGGCTCACCATTCAATTTGTTCATAATGTCATCATTCATGGGATCCGAATCCACCATATTGTGTCTAAGAATGGTGGGTATATTAGGGATTCCTTAGCTCACTTCGGATTAAGAACGGTTAGTGATGGCGATGGTATCTCCATTTTTGGTGCTAGCAAAGTGTGGATCGATCATGTCTCACTCGATCACTGCGCCGACGGTCTAATTGACGCCATCATGGCTAGCACCGCTTTAACCATCTCCAACTGCAAATTCAACTATCACAACGAC GTGATGTTGTTGGGGGCGGACGATAATTTTACTGGAGACGAGATTATGCAAGTCACAGTCGCATTCAACAGATTTGGTAAAGGATTGGTTCAAAGGATGCCTAGATGTCGTTGGGGATTCTTTCACGTTGTAAACAACGATTACAACAAATGGGAAATGTACGCTATAGGTGGAAGCATGAACCCTACTATTGTTAGTCAAGGCAACAGATTTAGGGCATCCGATAATGTCCATGCAAAGGAG GTTACACATCGGGATCACTTTCCTCAAAAAGTGTGGAAACATTGGAAGTGGCGAACAGTGAATGACCTTTTCCTTAACGGAGCCTTTTTTGTACCATCAGGCGACCATTCAGAAGTAGCACATAAACTGAAAAACTTTATGGTTCAAGCAAAGGATGGGTCATGTGTGGGTAGGCTCACCCGTTATGCAGGGATGCTCAAGTGTACGGCCGGTAGACCATGCTAA
- the LOC111896046 gene encoding pectate lyase isoform X2: MQLYAFLLLGFCPHCPDRCSGDNEEKYRSLKGTNSTRRNLKGKKCMATNPIDRCWRCNKNWANNRQDLAKCVRGFGEHTTGGMGGRYYVVTDSSDHDVLTPKKGTLRYGVIQDKPLWIIFERPMVITLKEELMINHDKTIDGRGVIVHIAYGAGLTIQFVHNVIIHGIRIHHIVSKNGGYIRDSLAHFGLRTVSDGDGISIFGASKVWIDHVSLDHCADGLIDAIMASTALTISNCKFNYHNDVMLLGADDNFTGDEIMQVTVAFNRFGKGLVQRMPRCRWGFFHVVNNDYNKWEMYAIGGSMNPTIVSQGNRFRASDNVHAKEVTHRDHFPQKVWKHWKWRTVNDLFLNGAFFVPSGDHSEVAHKLKNFMVQAKDGSCVGRLTRYAGMLKCTAGRPC, encoded by the exons ATGCAACTCTATGCCTTTCTTCTTCTTGGCTTTTGTCCTCATTGTCCCGACCGTTGTAGCGGGGACAATGAAGAAAAATATAG GTCTTTAAAAGGAACAAATTCTACAAGAAGGAACCTAAAGGGCAAGAAATGTATGGCTACAAACCCGATAGACAGATGTTGGAGGTGCAATAAGAATTGGGCGAACAACCGGCAGGATTTAGCAAAATGTGTGCGTGGATTTGGAGAGCATACCACAGGTGGCATGGGTGGCCGCTACTATGTGGTGACGGATTCCTCTGATCATGATGTTTTGACTCCAAAGAAAGGAACCCTTCGGTATGGAGTCATCCAAGATAAACCGCTTTGGATTATCTTTGAAAGACCTATGGTTATTACCCTTAAAGAAGAACTTATGATAAACCATGACAAGACAATCGATGGTAGAGGGGTTATTGTCCACATTGCTTATGGCGCGGGGCTCACCATTCAATTTGTTCATAATGTCATCATTCATGGGATCCGAATCCACCATATTGTGTCTAAGAATGGTGGGTATATTAGGGATTCCTTAGCTCACTTCGGATTAAGAACGGTTAGTGATGGCGATGGTATCTCCATTTTTGGTGCTAGCAAAGTGTGGATCGATCATGTCTCACTCGATCACTGCGCCGACGGTCTAATTGACGCCATCATGGCTAGCACCGCTTTAACCATCTCCAACTGCAAATTCAACTATCACAACGAC GTGATGTTGTTGGGGGCGGACGATAATTTTACTGGAGACGAGATTATGCAAGTCACAGTCGCATTCAACAGATTTGGTAAAGGATTGGTTCAAAGGATGCCTAGATGTCGTTGGGGATTCTTTCACGTTGTAAACAACGATTACAACAAATGGGAAATGTACGCTATAGGTGGAAGCATGAACCCTACTATTGTTAGTCAAGGCAACAGATTTAGGGCATCCGATAATGTCCATGCAAAGGAG GTTACACATCGGGATCACTTTCCTCAAAAAGTGTGGAAACATTGGAAGTGGCGAACAGTGAATGACCTTTTCCTTAACGGAGCCTTTTTTGTACCATCAGGCGACCATTCAGAAGTAGCACATAAACTGAAAAACTTTATGGTTCAAGCAAAGGATGGGTCATGTGTGGGTAGGCTCACCCGTTATGCAGGGATGCTCAAGTGTACGGCCGGTAGACCATGCTAA